In Gymnogyps californianus isolate 813 chromosome 6, ASM1813914v2, whole genome shotgun sequence, a single window of DNA contains:
- the C6H10orf88 gene encoding ATPase PAAT, protein MASGCAAAAADPSGGPREPCCVTAGCSWPCAPPDGLARALCLRRDAGGGEASTEAVVVERRTGGGSEAPCVLHLECRPAGAGELVSVGILSEARNMEVYVGEEYCGTGRGESLGAARSPGETEKVTLYKKYLKFECPAASCRIKLLSIGEKQRVLISKIIVQVKTVSAKLATDFPSLGSSIDLARVQTIMESMGSKLSPGAQQLMDMVRCQQKNSLPLGDKLNWIFGKNSNFGGDHAIDGLRSAAIQTSLDQSASEPLPVKNHLTSETVYKDIKISHDLNAQVPEGGNTFDSERLTTQQNTVDLRNDFKVMGSLHMQEQASETPNVANAQVLLPFLQNLCSQVNHLRLKDGNRHFGKNAVTKEEGIQCVGVEQQPICSYLEKIISKNMDLMEKKLMDYIDRQIQALQTHIDNKMVLLMDLVQNSKPNKISQVHYNSNEGFSNGER, encoded by the exons ATGGCGAGcggctgcgcggcggcggcggccgacCCGTCCGGTGGCCCGCGGGAGCCGTGCTGTGTGACGGCGGGGTGCTCCTGGCCCTGCGCGCCGCCGGACGGCCTGGCCCGGGCACTCTGCCTGCGGCGGGACGCGGGCGGCGGCGAGGCCAG CACCGAGGCGGTCGTCGTGGAGAGGCGGACGGGCGGCGGGAGCGAGGCGCCCTGCGTGCTGCACCTGGAGTGCCGGCCTGCCGGCGCCGGGGAGTTGGTCTCCGTCGGTATCCTCAGCGAGGCCCGGAACATGGAGGTGTACGTGGGCGAGGAGTACTGCGGGACCGGCCGCGGCGAGAGCCTGGGCGCTGCCCGGTCTCCGGG tgaaACTGAAAAGGTTACTTTATACAAAAAGTACCTTAAGTTCGAatgccctgcagcctcctgtaGAATTAAG CTGCTCTCCAttggtgagaaacaaagagtACTCATCAGTAAAATAATTGTACAAGTGAAAACAGTGTCTGCAAAACTAGCAACTGATTTTCCTTCACTAGGCTCGAGCATAGATCTAGCCAGAGTGCAAACTATAATGGAATCTATGGGATCTAAGTTGTCTCCAGGTGCTCAGCAACTCATGGACATGGTCCGATGTCAGCAAAAA AACAGTTTACCTCTTGGAGACAAACTTAATTGGATCTTTGGGAAAAATTCAAACTTTGGAGGTGACCACGCAATAGATGGATTGCGCAGTGCAGCTATTCAGACATCACTAGATCAATCAGCCAGTGAACCCTTGCCTGTTAAAAATCATTTAACAAGTGAAACAGTAtataaagacataaaaataagtCATGATCTGAATGCACAAGTACCTGAAGGAGGGAATACTTTTGATTCTGAAAGACTTACTACCCAGCAAAACACAGTTGACCTCAGAAATGATTTTAAAGTCATGGGATCTTTGCATATGCAGGAACAAGCGAGCGAAACCCCAAATGTAGCTAATGCACAGgtgctgcttccttttcttcaaaacttaTGTAGTCAGGTAAATCATCTTCGGCTAAAAGACGGCAATAGGCATTTTGGTAAAAACGCAGTGACTAAAGAGGAAGGCATTCAGTGTGTTGG AGTAGAACAACAGCCTATTTGCTCCTATTTGGAAAAGATCATCTCAAAAAATATGGATCTGATGGAGAAAAAACTAATGGACTATATTGATCGCCAAATCCAGGCTCTTCAGACACATATAGATAATAAAATGGTTCTCTTGATGGACTTGGTTCAGAACTCAAAGCCAAACAAAATTTCACAAGTGCACTATAATTCTAACGAAGGGTTCTCTAATGGAGAGAGATAG